Proteins encoded together in one Flavobacterium keumense window:
- a CDS encoding TIGR02757 family protein — translation MTHSELKSFLDEKVTQYNTRDFIDSDPVQIPHLFSQKEDIEIAGFLAATIAWGNRKMIIKNAHRMMELMGNTPYDFVLSHQEKDLNDLESFVHRTFNGQDFIVFVKGLQHIYKNLNGLEAVFAQNQEPLSMQKSIHEFKKLFFNVPHTPRTQKHISDPLNNSAAKRINMFLRWMVRQDNKGVDLGIWKSISAATLSCPLDVHSGNVARKLGLLHRKQNDAKALAELDTQLRILDPNDPVKYDFALFGLGVFEGF, via the coding sequence ATGACTCATTCTGAACTAAAATCTTTTCTAGACGAAAAAGTTACCCAATACAATACCCGAGATTTTATCGATAGCGACCCCGTTCAAATTCCGCATTTATTTTCTCAAAAAGAAGATATTGAAATAGCTGGATTTTTAGCAGCAACCATTGCTTGGGGCAATAGAAAGATGATTATCAAAAATGCACATCGCATGATGGAATTAATGGGTAATACCCCTTATGACTTTGTCCTTTCGCATCAAGAGAAAGATTTGAACGACTTAGAATCGTTTGTACATCGCACCTTCAACGGACAGGATTTTATTGTTTTTGTCAAAGGGTTACAACACATTTATAAAAACCTCAACGGACTCGAAGCCGTTTTTGCTCAAAACCAAGAACCATTGTCTATGCAAAAGAGCATACACGAATTCAAGAAACTTTTTTTTAATGTTCCACATACCCCACGAACTCAAAAACACATTTCAGACCCATTAAATAATTCGGCGGCTAAACGAATCAATATGTTTTTGCGCTGGATGGTGCGCCAAGATAACAAAGGTGTCGATTTAGGTATTTGGAAAAGTATCTCAGCTGCAACGCTCTCTTGCCCACTCGATGTACATTCGGGTAATGTGGCGCGAAAATTAGGCTTATTGCACCGCAAACAAAATGACGCTAAAGCCTTAGCCGAACTCGATACTCAATTGCGAATTCTAGACCCGAATGACCCAGTAAAATATGATTTTGCATTGTTTGGGTTGGG
- a CDS encoding ABC transporter ATP-binding protein, with translation MIQAKNLHKFYDQLEVVKGVNLHIQKGEIVAIVGASGAGKTTLLQLLGTLDKPSIQEGTELFINGENVLTMNDKTLSQFRNLNLGFIFQFHQLLPEFTALENVCIPAFIANKNKQETEKEAKRLLEYLGLSDRMDHKPNALSGGEQQRVAVARALVNKPDVIFADEPSGNLDTHSAENLHQLFFQLRDEFGQTFVIVTHNEELANMADRKLIMVDGQISNP, from the coding sequence ATGATACAAGCGAAAAACCTACATAAATTTTACGACCAATTAGAAGTGGTAAAAGGAGTTAATTTACACATTCAAAAAGGAGAAATCGTTGCTATTGTTGGGGCTTCGGGAGCAGGAAAAACAACCTTGTTACAACTACTCGGCACATTAGACAAGCCTTCAATACAAGAGGGAACAGAATTATTCATCAATGGCGAAAATGTGTTGACCATGAATGATAAAACCTTATCCCAATTCAGAAACTTAAATCTGGGGTTTATCTTTCAATTTCACCAATTACTTCCTGAATTTACGGCTTTAGAAAATGTATGCATTCCGGCTTTTATTGCCAATAAAAACAAACAAGAAACTGAAAAAGAAGCGAAACGCCTCTTGGAGTATTTAGGTCTTTCAGACCGAATGGATCACAAACCCAATGCCCTTTCGGGAGGTGAACAACAACGTGTAGCAGTAGCTCGGGCTTTAGTCAATAAACCAGACGTTATTTTTGCCGATGAGCCTTCTGGAAACCTCGATACCCATTCAGCAGAAAATTTACACCAATTGTTTTTTCAATTGCGTGATGAGTTCGGGCAAACTTTTGTGATTGTAACGCACAACGAAGAACTAGCTAATATGGCGGACAGAAAATTAATCATGGTAGACGGACAAATTAGCAATCCTTAA
- a CDS encoding DUF6787 family protein: MKKLKERWGVQSNFQLAIIFIVFAITGSASAMASKPVCIWLEITKDDFGFFFTPIRLLLIFPLYQVLLVGIGFLFGQFPFFWQFEKKLLRQMGLGFLFKEK, from the coding sequence ATGAAAAAATTAAAAGAGCGTTGGGGAGTGCAATCCAATTTCCAACTGGCTATTATTTTTATCGTTTTTGCAATCACGGGTTCAGCCTCAGCAATGGCTTCGAAACCTGTATGTATATGGCTAGAAATTACTAAAGATGATTTCGGATTTTTCTTCACTCCTATCCGACTACTTTTGATATTCCCATTATACCAAGTACTTTTAGTTGGCATTGGATTTCTTTTTGGTCAGTTTCCCTTTTTCTGGCAATTTGAAAAGAAACTCTTGCGCCAAATGGGTTTGGGATTCTTGTTCAAAGAAAAATAA
- a CDS encoding D-2-hydroxyacid dehydrogenase — MKVLANDGISKSGIQALEKGGFEVITTKVAQEQVANFINENNISVILVRSATKVRKDIIDACPGIKIIGRGGVGMDNIDVEYAKSKGINVINTPASSSESVAELVFGHLFNGVRFLHDSNRNMPLEGDANFEGLKKAYANGTELRGKTLGIVGIGRIGQATAKMALGLGMKVIAADSFIDKVDVKVEFFDGQSVTTTIVSQSLESLFKEADFISLHVPAQNGYIISKAELAIMKDGVGIVNCARGGVIDEIALIEALDSGKVGFAGLDVFESEPKPEIKILMHPKISLTPHIGAATGEAQDRIGTELAQQIISILG; from the coding sequence ATGAAAGTATTAGCAAATGACGGAATTTCTAAAAGTGGAATTCAAGCATTAGAAAAAGGTGGATTTGAAGTGATTACTACTAAAGTAGCCCAAGAACAAGTGGCTAACTTTATTAACGAAAATAATATAAGTGTTATTTTAGTTCGTAGCGCAACTAAAGTTCGTAAAGACATTATCGATGCTTGTCCTGGTATCAAAATCATCGGTCGTGGTGGTGTTGGAATGGATAACATTGATGTTGAATATGCTAAAAGCAAAGGAATCAATGTAATCAACACACCTGCTTCTTCTTCAGAATCAGTTGCTGAGTTGGTTTTTGGTCACTTATTTAATGGGGTTCGTTTTTTACACGACTCCAACAGAAATATGCCTTTAGAAGGAGATGCTAACTTTGAAGGATTGAAAAAAGCATACGCTAACGGAACTGAATTAAGAGGTAAAACTTTAGGTATTGTAGGTATTGGTCGTATTGGTCAAGCTACTGCAAAAATGGCGCTTGGTTTAGGGATGAAAGTAATTGCTGCAGATAGTTTTATTGATAAAGTAGATGTAAAAGTAGAATTCTTTGACGGACAATCAGTAACTACAACTATTGTATCGCAATCATTAGAATCGTTATTCAAAGAAGCTGACTTCATTTCATTACACGTTCCTGCTCAAAACGGATACATCATCTCAAAAGCGGAATTGGCTATTATGAAAGATGGTGTAGGTATTGTAAACTGCGCGCGTGGTGGGGTAATTGACGAAATTGCTTTAATCGAAGCATTAGACAGCGGAAAAGTTGGTTTTGCTGGATTAGACGTATTTGAAAGCGAACCAAAACCAGAAATCAAAATCCTTATGCACCCAAAAATCTCTTTGACTCCTCACATTGGAGCTGCTACAGGAGAAGCACAAGATAGAATTGGAACAGAATTAGCGCAACAAATCATCAGTATTTTAGGTTAA
- the serC gene encoding 3-phosphoserine/phosphohydroxythreonine transaminase yields MKKHNYSAGPCILPQEVFEKSAQAILDFNNSGLSILEISHRSKDFVAVMDEARALVLELLGLEGKGYQALFLAGGASLEFLMVPYNLMKVNGKAAYLDSGTWASAAIKEAKYFGETVVVASSKEQNYNNVPKGYSIPADADYFHCTSNNTIFGTQMKEIPTTNIPVVCDMSSDIFSRQLDFSKFDIIYAGAQKNMGPAGTTLVVIKEEILGKNGREIPSMLDYAKHIKAESMYNTPPVFPVYASLLTLQWLKKLGGIAAIEKINNAKAELLYNEIDRNPLFKGAAAVEDRSNMNATFLLNNPEHAPIFDAMWKEAGISGLPGHRSVGGYRASMYNAMPIESVQVLVDVMQALEKSI; encoded by the coding sequence ATGAAAAAACACAACTACAGCGCAGGACCTTGTATCTTACCACAAGAAGTTTTTGAAAAATCAGCACAAGCCATTTTGGATTTCAATAATTCAGGTTTATCTATTTTGGAAATATCGCACAGAAGCAAAGATTTCGTTGCGGTAATGGATGAAGCTAGAGCATTAGTTCTTGAATTATTAGGTTTAGAAGGCAAAGGATATCAAGCCCTTTTCCTTGCCGGAGGAGCTAGTTTGGAGTTCTTAATGGTTCCTTATAACTTGATGAAAGTAAACGGGAAAGCAGCATATTTGGATTCTGGAACTTGGGCATCTGCCGCAATTAAAGAAGCAAAATATTTTGGAGAAACTGTTGTTGTAGCTTCATCAAAAGAACAAAATTACAATAATGTACCTAAAGGATATAGTATTCCTGCTGATGCAGATTATTTCCACTGTACTAGTAACAATACTATCTTTGGAACTCAAATGAAAGAAATACCAACTACTAATATTCCCGTAGTTTGCGACATGAGTTCTGATATTTTTTCACGTCAATTGGACTTTTCTAAATTTGACATTATCTACGCTGGAGCTCAAAAAAATATGGGACCTGCCGGAACAACTTTAGTAGTTATCAAAGAAGAAATCTTAGGTAAAAACGGAAGAGAAATTCCAAGTATGTTAGATTATGCAAAACACATTAAAGCAGAAAGTATGTACAATACACCACCTGTTTTCCCTGTGTATGCTTCTTTACTAACCTTACAATGGTTGAAAAAACTAGGCGGAATTGCTGCAATAGAAAAAATCAACAATGCTAAAGCGGAATTGCTTTACAACGAAATTGATAGAAATCCTTTATTCAAAGGAGCAGCAGCGGTAGAAGATCGTTCTAATATGAATGCTACTTTCTTATTGAACAACCCAGAACACGCACCCATTTTTGATGCTATGTGGAAAGAAGCTGGAATCTCTGGATTGCCAGGTCACCGTTCAGTTGGAGGTTACAGAGCGTCTATGTACAATGCTATGCCAATTGAAAGTGTACAAGTATTGGTTGACGTAATGCAAGCTTTGGAAAAATCAATTTAA
- a CDS encoding acyl-CoA reductase: protein MDLETKKNVFVTLGRFLNQFAEDNSTKDSSVPQNDLFFDDFHQLIHLSQSHNGWYTPEQVYFSIQSWAKALTPANLNQWTSSYDFNGNKSKTIALILAGNIPLVGFHDFISVLMAGHNAIVKTSSDDQYLLPFLAKYLIAIEPELANKITFVSGKLENFDAVIATGSNNTARYFEYYFKDKPSIIRKNRNSVAVLNGNETKEQLVALGEDIFRYFGLGCRNVSKLFVPKGYSFDAFFEAIFEYQDVIHYEKYANNYDYNKAVFLMSNYQLLDNGFLTLKEDINYASPISSVFYEYYDTLAEVEKRLELDTEKIQCIVSNNLIKNSIPFGQTQHPQLWDYADNVDTISFSLTIK from the coding sequence ATGGACTTAGAAACAAAAAAAAATGTTTTTGTTACATTAGGACGCTTTTTAAATCAGTTTGCAGAAGACAATTCGACTAAAGATTCTAGCGTTCCTCAAAATGATTTGTTTTTTGACGATTTCCATCAATTGATTCATTTGTCGCAATCGCATAACGGCTGGTACACTCCTGAACAAGTGTATTTTTCGATACAATCTTGGGCGAAAGCCTTAACACCTGCAAACCTAAATCAATGGACATCGTCTTATGATTTTAATGGTAACAAATCCAAAACTATTGCATTAATTTTAGCAGGAAATATTCCGCTAGTTGGATTTCACGATTTTATTTCCGTTTTAATGGCTGGACATAATGCAATTGTTAAAACATCCTCTGACGACCAATACTTACTACCTTTTTTAGCAAAATATCTCATTGCAATTGAACCTGAATTGGCCAACAAAATCACTTTTGTCTCAGGAAAATTAGAAAATTTTGATGCGGTTATTGCCACAGGAAGCAACAACACAGCGCGTTATTTTGAATATTATTTTAAAGACAAGCCTTCTATCATTCGAAAAAACAGAAATTCGGTTGCCGTTTTAAATGGTAACGAAACCAAAGAACAACTCGTTGCTTTAGGTGAAGATATTTTCCGTTATTTTGGGTTAGGTTGCCGCAATGTTTCCAAACTTTTTGTCCCAAAAGGCTATTCATTTGACGCCTTTTTTGAAGCAATATTTGAATACCAAGACGTGATTCATTATGAAAAATATGCTAATAATTACGACTACAATAAGGCGGTTTTTTTAATGAGTAATTACCAATTATTGGACAACGGATTTTTGACTCTAAAAGAAGACATCAACTACGCCTCTCCTATTTCTAGCGTATTTTATGAATACTACGACACCCTTGCTGAAGTCGAGAAAAGATTGGAATTAGATACCGAAAAAATCCAATGTATTGTAAGCAATAATTTAATAAAAAACAGTATTCCATTTGGACAGACACAACACCCTCAATTATGGGATTATGCAGACAATGTTGATACTATTTCGTTTTCGTTAACAATAAAGTAA
- a CDS encoding 4Fe-4S dicluster domain-containing protein encodes MAIIITDECINCGACEPECPNTAIYEGADDWRYKDGTKLTGKVILPDGTEIDADAAQTPISDDVYYIVPGKCTECKGFHDEPQCAAVCPVDCCIPDENHVESEETLLNRQAFLHNE; translated from the coding sequence ATGGCAATTATTATTACAGATGAATGTATCAATTGTGGTGCTTGTGAGCCAGAATGTCCAAATACTGCAATTTACGAAGGAGCTGATGACTGGAGGTATAAAGACGGAACTAAATTAACGGGTAAAGTGATTTTGCCAGATGGTACTGAAATTGACGCTGACGCAGCGCAAACACCAATTTCAGATGATGTATATTACATTGTTCCTGGAAAATGTACGGAATGTAAAGGTTTTCACGATGAACCACAATGTGCGGCTGTTTGCCCTGTGGATTGTTGTATCCCTGATGAAAACCACGTAGAGTCTGAAGAAACCTTGTTAAACAGACAAGCATTTTTGCATAACGAATAA
- a CDS encoding TonB-dependent receptor plug domain-containing protein: MRKYSLLLALFNLTCLFAQENTNSEAKELKEVQVVGSRNTKRTVVNSAVPIDVINIKDVTTQSGKLEINELLQYVAPSFNANKQSGSDGADHVDPASLRGMGPDQTLVLINGKRRHQSSLINLFGTKGRGNTGTDLNSIPASAIKRIEILRDGAAAQYGSDAIAGVINIVLNDNINQLTGAVTYGAYNTNAQGDFDPGTANTKNNFLDENSFGNTLGQKRNFDGQSIKVAANYGVAVGKKGGIANFTAEYLNKEKTLRPGFDFRKGFGEAAIQGLNLFGNLVVPISDKTEFYAFGGRNFRDTDAYAFTRNGGERVVESIYPGGFTPRITSEIVDNSIAAGMRTKYASGWKMDLSNTFGKNLFHYYIKGTINASLVGNSPTEFDAGGHSLSQNTTNLDFSKNYDSVLNGMNLAFGAEFRTEQFSIFAGEEGSYATYDTSGRPITNPATQTAPIDPISGELRPGGSQGFPGYSPANEVKKNRNNVSLYTDAEFDVTKKLLVSTAIRFENYSDFGSTLNGKLAARLKATDNINFRGSLSTGFRAPSLAQVYYNLRFTNFNAGGATEVILSPNNSPVTQAFGINKLNEEKAVNGSLGVTASFGALTATVDGYFINVKDRIVLTGYFDASALNLGVSAAQFFTNGVDTKTAGVDVVLAWKKKFGDSNFAATLVGNINHMKIGDVKNGTLDKETFFGEREKAFLLASAPANKFGLNLNYDKKWFNAGLAFTRFSKVELLDYQMYEDVADYGSFANQIKAATDTYSAKIVTDLTLGFKLNKSSKLSIGANNLFNIYPDQQDDWVEAGGYWDAVQMGFSGAYYYTRLGFTF, translated from the coding sequence ATGAGAAAGTATAGTTTACTTTTAGCATTATTCAATTTGACCTGTCTTTTTGCTCAGGAAAACACAAATTCTGAAGCAAAAGAATTGAAAGAAGTTCAAGTTGTAGGTTCCAGAAACACAAAAAGGACAGTTGTCAACTCTGCTGTGCCTATTGACGTAATTAACATTAAAGATGTAACCACACAAAGTGGTAAATTAGAAATCAACGAATTATTACAATACGTTGCACCTTCATTTAACGCTAATAAACAATCCGGTTCTGATGGAGCCGATCACGTAGACCCTGCCTCTTTAAGAGGAATGGGACCAGACCAAACTTTAGTTTTGATTAATGGAAAAAGAAGACATCAATCATCTTTGATCAATTTATTTGGAACAAAAGGACGAGGAAATACAGGTACCGATTTAAACTCAATCCCAGCATCAGCAATTAAAAGGATTGAAATCTTAAGAGACGGTGCAGCAGCGCAATACGGTTCAGATGCTATTGCAGGAGTAATTAATATTGTATTAAATGACAATATTAATCAACTTACTGGAGCTGTAACTTACGGAGCATATAACACAAACGCTCAAGGTGATTTTGATCCAGGTACAGCAAACACTAAAAATAATTTCTTAGACGAAAATAGTTTTGGAAATACATTAGGTCAAAAAAGAAATTTTGACGGACAATCCATAAAAGTTGCTGCTAACTACGGTGTAGCAGTAGGCAAAAAGGGAGGGATTGCCAACTTTACTGCTGAATACTTAAACAAAGAAAAGACATTACGTCCAGGTTTTGACTTCAGAAAAGGTTTTGGTGAAGCGGCTATTCAAGGACTTAATCTCTTTGGTAATTTAGTGGTACCTATTTCCGACAAAACAGAATTCTATGCATTTGGAGGAAGAAACTTTAGAGATACTGACGCTTATGCCTTTACAAGAAATGGAGGAGAAAGAGTAGTGGAATCTATTTACCCTGGAGGGTTTACTCCACGAATTACTTCGGAGATTGTGGATAATTCTATCGCAGCTGGTATGAGAACTAAATATGCCTCTGGATGGAAAATGGATTTAAGTAATACCTTTGGAAAAAACCTTTTCCACTACTATATTAAAGGAACTATCAATGCTTCTTTAGTTGGAAATTCTCCAACAGAATTCGACGCAGGTGGACACAGCTTAAGTCAAAATACCACTAACTTGGATTTTTCTAAAAACTATGATTCTGTTTTAAACGGAATGAACTTGGCTTTTGGAGCTGAATTTAGAACCGAACAATTTAGCATTTTTGCTGGAGAAGAAGGTTCTTATGCTACTTACGATACTTCTGGAAGACCAATTACAAATCCTGCAACACAAACAGCACCAATTGATCCTATTTCAGGAGAGTTACGTCCAGGTGGTTCTCAAGGTTTTCCAGGTTACAGTCCTGCAAACGAAGTAAAGAAAAACCGCAATAATGTCTCATTGTATACCGATGCTGAATTTGATGTAACTAAAAAATTATTAGTAAGTACTGCTATCCGTTTTGAAAACTACAGCGACTTTGGAAGTACACTAAATGGAAAATTAGCAGCACGCCTAAAAGCAACTGACAATATCAATTTTAGAGGATCGTTAAGTACTGGATTTAGAGCGCCATCTTTAGCTCAAGTATATTATAATTTGCGTTTTACTAATTTCAATGCTGGTGGAGCAACAGAAGTTATTTTATCACCAAACAATAGCCCTGTAACACAGGCTTTTGGAATAAACAAACTAAATGAAGAAAAAGCCGTAAATGGATCTTTAGGTGTAACTGCAAGTTTTGGAGCATTGACTGCAACAGTAGACGGTTATTTTATTAATGTAAAAGACCGTATTGTTTTAACTGGATACTTTGATGCTTCAGCATTGAATCTTGGTGTTTCTGCTGCACAATTTTTTACTAATGGAGTAGATACTAAAACTGCTGGAGTAGATGTTGTATTGGCTTGGAAAAAGAAATTTGGAGACAGTAATTTTGCTGCAACCTTAGTTGGAAACATCAACCACATGAAAATTGGCGATGTAAAAAATGGCACTTTAGATAAAGAAACATTCTTCGGAGAAAGAGAAAAAGCTTTCTTATTAGCTTCAGCTCCTGCTAATAAATTTGGATTAAATCTTAATTATGATAAAAAATGGTTCAATGCTGGATTAGCGTTTACCCGTTTTAGTAAAGTAGAATTATTAGACTACCAAATGTATGAAGATGTAGCTGATTACGGTAGTTTTGCCAATCAAATTAAAGCAGCAACAGATACGTATAGTGCCAAAATTGTTACTGATTTAACATTAGGTTTTAAATTAAATAAATCATCTAAATTAAGTATTGGTGCTAATAACTTATTCAACATCTATCCTGACCAACAAGATGACTGGGTAGAAGCTGGTGGATATTGGGATGCTGTTCAAATGGGATTCAGCGGAGCGTATTACTATACTAGATTAGGATTTACATTCTAA
- the ychF gene encoding redox-regulated ATPase YchF has product MKAGIVGLPNVGKSTLFNCLSNAKAQSANFPFCTIEPNIGVVNVPDPRINRLEELVKPERVQMATVDIVDIAGLVKGASKGEGLGNQFLGNIRECNAIIHVLRCFDNDNIVHVDGNVNPIRDKETIDIELQLKDLETVEKRLEKVNRAAKTGNKEAQAEQALLNRIREALLQAKSARTVVPANQDEEELMESFQLITNKPVLYVCNVDESSAVNGNKYVDQVRELVKDEEAEVIILSVGAEADINELESYEERQVFLEDMGLTEPGSSVLIRAAYKLLKQQTYFTAGVKEVRAWTINIGATAPQAAGVIHTDFEKGFIRAEVIAFEDFSQYGSEAKVKEAGKLRVEGKEYVVKDGDVMHFRFNV; this is encoded by the coding sequence ATGAAAGCAGGAATTGTAGGATTGCCAAATGTAGGAAAATCAACGTTGTTTAATTGTTTGTCTAATGCCAAAGCGCAAAGTGCTAACTTTCCGTTTTGTACTATTGAGCCTAACATTGGTGTGGTAAATGTACCTGACCCAAGAATCAACCGTTTAGAAGAACTAGTAAAACCAGAGCGTGTGCAAATGGCAACCGTAGATATTGTGGATATTGCGGGATTAGTAAAAGGAGCAAGTAAAGGCGAAGGTCTAGGAAATCAGTTCTTAGGAAATATTAGAGAATGTAATGCGATTATTCATGTGTTGCGTTGTTTTGATAATGATAATATTGTTCACGTGGATGGTAATGTAAATCCAATCCGTGACAAAGAAACGATTGATATTGAATTGCAGTTGAAAGATTTAGAAACGGTTGAAAAGCGTTTGGAAAAAGTCAATCGTGCGGCTAAAACTGGAAATAAAGAAGCGCAAGCCGAACAAGCATTGTTGAACCGAATTCGCGAAGCCTTATTACAAGCCAAATCAGCGCGAACTGTAGTGCCTGCTAATCAAGATGAGGAAGAATTAATGGAAAGTTTCCAATTAATTACCAATAAGCCGGTGTTGTATGTGTGTAATGTTGATGAAAGTTCAGCGGTAAATGGGAATAAATATGTAGATCAGGTACGCGAATTGGTAAAAGACGAAGAGGCCGAAGTGATTATTCTTTCGGTAGGTGCTGAGGCAGATATCAATGAGCTAGAAAGTTATGAGGAACGTCAAGTATTCTTGGAAGACATGGGATTGACTGAGCCAGGGTCGTCTGTTTTAATTCGTGCAGCCTACAAACTATTAAAACAACAAACCTATTTTACTGCGGGTGTAAAAGAAGTTCGTGCTTGGACTATCAATATTGGAGCTACTGCACCACAAGCTGCAGGAGTAATTCATACTGACTTTGAAAAAGGATTCATTCGTGCCGAAGTAATTGCTTTTGAGGATTTCTCACAATACGGTTCAGAGGCCAAAGTGAAAGAAGCAGGTAAACTTCGTGTAGAAGGAAAAGAATATGTAGTCAAAGACGGCGATGTAATGCACTTTAGATTTAATGTGTAG
- a CDS encoding DNA topoisomerase IV subunit B — MSEQNQYNEDNIRSLDWKEHIRMRPGMYIGKLGDGSSPDDGIYILLKEVLDNCIDEFVMGAGKTIEVTIKDKMVTVRDYGRGIPLGKVVDVVSKMNTGGKYDSKAFKKSVGLNGVGTKAVNALSNYFRVESVRDNQQKAAEFSAGNLVLEEEVQETTKRKGTKVAFIADDQIFKNYKYRNEYVVKMLKNYCYLNTGLTIYYNGEKYYSDNGLKDLLEETITEEDSVYPIIHLTGDDIEIALTHSKSQYSEEYHSFVNGQNTTQGGTHLNAFREAVVKTIREYYNKGFEASDIRKSIVSAVSVKVEEPVFESQTKTKLGSTDIGPNGPTVRTFVHDFITTKLDNFLHKNPEVADALLRKILQAERERKELSGIRKLAKDRAKKASLHNKKLRDCRVHLTDIKNPRYLESTLFITEGDSASGSITKSRDVNTQAVFSLRGKPLNSYGMTKKIVYENEEFNLLQAALDIEESMEDLRYNNIVIATDADVDGMHIRLLLITFFLQFFPELIKDGHLYILQTPLFRVRNKKETIYCYSEEERVNAIEKLKPKPEITRFKGLGEISPGEFKHFIGADIRLDPVMLDKATSIETLLEFYMGKNTPDRQTFIINNLKVELDVVEKN; from the coding sequence ATGTCCGAACAAAATCAATACAACGAAGACAATATTCGTTCGCTCGACTGGAAAGAACACATCCGTATGCGTCCGGGTATGTACATTGGAAAACTGGGTGACGGTTCTTCGCCAGACGATGGTATTTATATCTTACTCAAGGAAGTACTTGATAACTGCATCGATGAGTTTGTTATGGGTGCTGGAAAAACCATTGAGGTGACTATCAAAGACAAAATGGTAACCGTGCGCGATTACGGTCGTGGAATTCCATTGGGTAAAGTGGTCGATGTAGTTTCCAAAATGAACACAGGAGGGAAGTACGATTCCAAAGCCTTTAAGAAATCAGTAGGTTTGAATGGGGTGGGTACCAAAGCGGTAAATGCCTTGTCGAATTATTTCCGTGTAGAATCTGTTCGTGATAACCAACAAAAAGCGGCTGAATTCTCGGCAGGTAATTTGGTTTTGGAAGAAGAAGTACAAGAAACCACCAAACGTAAAGGAACGAAAGTAGCTTTTATTGCTGACGATCAGATTTTTAAAAACTACAAATACCGTAACGAGTATGTGGTGAAAATGTTGAAGAACTATTGTTACCTCAACACGGGTTTAACCATTTATTATAACGGCGAAAAATACTATTCGGATAACGGATTGAAAGATTTGTTAGAAGAAACGATTACCGAAGAAGATTCGGTATATCCAATTATTCACTTGACAGGTGATGATATTGAAATTGCGTTAACGCATAGTAAATCGCAATATTCAGAAGAATATCATTCCTTTGTTAATGGGCAAAACACTACTCAAGGAGGAACGCACTTGAATGCCTTTAGAGAGGCAGTCGTAAAAACCATTCGTGAATATTACAACAAAGGTTTTGAAGCTTCGGATATCCGAAAATCAATTGTTTCGGCAGTCTCTGTCAAAGTGGAAGAGCCTGTTTTTGAAAGTCAAACTAAAACCAAATTAGGTTCAACGGATATTGGTCCGAATGGGCCAACCGTGCGAACTTTTGTGCACGATTTTATCACCACCAAATTAGATAACTTTTTGCACAAAAATCCAGAGGTGGCTGATGCCCTTTTGCGTAAGATTTTACAAGCAGAAAGAGAACGTAAAGAGTTGTCAGGCATCCGAAAATTAGCGAAAGATCGTGCTAAAAAAGCGAGTTTACACAATAAAAAACTACGTGATTGTCGGGTTCATTTAACGGATATAAAAAACCCACGTTATTTAGAAAGCACCTTGTTTATTACCGAGGGGGATTCGGCTTCGGGTTCTATTACCAAATCGCGTGATGTGAATACGCAAGCGGTATTTAGTTTGCGTGGTAAGCCGTTGAATTCCTACGGAATGACCAAGAAAATCGTGTACGAAAACGAAGAATTTAATTTGCTTCAAGCGGCTTTGGATATTGAAGAATCCATGGAAGACCTGCGTTACAACAACATTGTAATCGCTACTGATGCCGACGTCGACGGTATGCACATTCGCTTGTTGTTGATTACGTTTTTCTTGCAATTTTTCCCAGAGTTAATCAAGGACGGCCATTTGTATATTTTACAAACGCCTTTATTTCGTGTGCGAAACAAAAAAGAAACGATTTATTGTTACAGCGAAGAAGAGCGTGTTAATGCCATTGAAAAATTAAAACCCAAACCAGAAATTACTCGATTCAAAGGATTAGGGGAGATTTCGCCAGGCGAGTTCAAGCATTTTATTGGTGCTGATATTCGTTTGGATCCTGTAATGCTCGATAAAGCCACTTCAATTGAAACATTATTGGAGTTTTACATGGGTAAAAACACACCCGACCGTCAAACGTTCATCATCAATAATTTGAAGGTGGAATTAGACGTAGTTGAAAAAAATTAG